One Thiocapsa sp. genomic window carries:
- a CDS encoding response regulator: MKLALLILEDERPVREALRRDLALFARHVRIEEAEDVPTALEVIEEIDAAGDRLALVMADHRLPGISGVDFLIGLAADDRAAAARKILVTGQADQDDTIRAINEAGLDRYVAKPWQADALCDMVRDQLTEFVVAAGVDPLPHLAVLDAERALSIVRERGDL, from the coding sequence ATGAAGCTGGCACTGTTGATCTTGGAGGACGAGCGCCCGGTCCGCGAGGCGCTCAGACGCGACCTAGCGCTGTTCGCGCGTCATGTGCGCATCGAGGAGGCCGAGGACGTGCCGACCGCGCTGGAGGTGATCGAGGAGATCGACGCGGCAGGCGATCGGCTCGCGCTCGTGATGGCCGATCACCGCCTGCCCGGAATCAGCGGCGTCGATTTTCTGATCGGCCTCGCGGCCGACGATCGCGCCGCGGCCGCACGCAAGATCCTGGTGACGGGCCAGGCCGATCAGGACGACACCATCCGCGCCATCAACGAGGCCGGACTCGACCGCTACGTCGCCAAACCCTGGCAGGCGGATGCCCTGTGCGACATGGTTCGCGACCAACTCACCGAGTTTGTCGTCGCGGCGGGTGTGGATCCCTTGCCTCACCTCGCCGTCTTGGATGCCGAGCGCGCACTCTCGATCGTGCGGGAGCGCGGGGATCTTTGA
- a CDS encoding SEC-C domain-containing protein, protein MLDHDMADTERFEEVIQRSVRQILLAPDPDSFLDWARAHLPEMLGLSGGDLDEVERRRLANLLGTAIWNATPQPSYAFQTRLMTPHPPEEPCSCGSGSPYGECCGAIDEVPELSSDLVWEILLDELPEHGLREALDLHAVPEPLLARIADRWLTQDRPKRAAALLEPLFAGSLEDLDGEFEPSIDILCDAYDRLGHRRKKETFLARICAEGSRPLQAAAWQRRCTMAIDDGDFATADAAFTDALRSDPDNPGTAILEITLLAAQHKDWIARERARFWLFRFRQVGFTHPGVLDFLNHAVEDPQQALVDSHSDALDPVLLDLHDWITLIQARPLPDYRLEPLNIHAPGWLPGQLALFDDLDAPVPDGADDDRELGLSRYGPNPTRLRAPAAVRQLETEWKAVFPWAKPDSTRLVPEEDVDLWSTPDWLDHLQANPALADSLEVLDDLATALYLHPESALPWISHLLLRPLLERARSILDQVLPEDAPQHIPWSAPPNRPALRLIFRQYLCQIDEDEPNGAARTLESLLRLNPRDNHGVRAELMNHYLRDGQDELALALARRFPNDGLADLAYGEVLALYRLGRQDRARLVLTTAVNRLPRIPHYLTRKRIKRPRFAPPDTIPGGDDQAWMYREAMRDVWAAEPGILAWLRRLTA, encoded by the coding sequence ATGCTGGACCACGACATGGCCGATACCGAACGCTTCGAAGAGGTGATTCAGCGTTCAGTGCGACAGATCCTGCTTGCCCCGGATCCCGACAGCTTCCTCGACTGGGCGCGCGCTCATCTCCCGGAGATGCTCGGGTTGTCCGGGGGCGATCTCGACGAGGTCGAGCGGCGACGTCTCGCCAATCTCCTCGGAACGGCGATCTGGAACGCGACCCCGCAACCGAGCTACGCCTTCCAGACCCGATTGATGACGCCTCACCCGCCCGAGGAGCCCTGCTCCTGCGGCTCGGGGAGCCCTTACGGCGAGTGCTGCGGCGCCATCGACGAGGTGCCGGAGCTGTCGAGCGACCTGGTCTGGGAGATCCTGCTCGACGAGTTGCCCGAGCACGGGCTACGCGAGGCGCTCGACCTGCACGCGGTTCCCGAGCCACTCCTTGCCCGCATCGCCGATCGCTGGCTCACGCAGGATCGGCCGAAGCGCGCGGCGGCGCTTTTGGAACCCCTGTTTGCGGGATCGCTCGAGGATCTGGACGGTGAATTCGAGCCGTCGATCGACATCCTGTGCGATGCCTACGATCGCCTCGGTCATCGGCGCAAGAAGGAGACGTTCCTCGCGCGGATCTGCGCCGAGGGCAGCCGGCCCTTGCAGGCCGCCGCCTGGCAACGGCGCTGCACCATGGCGATCGACGACGGCGATTTCGCGACGGCCGATGCGGCGTTCACCGACGCATTGCGAAGCGACCCGGATAACCCCGGCACGGCGATCCTCGAGATCACGCTCCTTGCAGCCCAGCACAAGGATTGGATCGCCCGCGAGCGCGCCCGCTTCTGGCTCTTCCGATTTCGTCAGGTCGGGTTCACCCATCCCGGTGTCTTGGATTTTCTCAACCATGCCGTCGAGGATCCGCAACAAGCGCTCGTGGACAGCCATTCGGATGCGCTGGATCCGGTCTTGCTCGATCTTCACGACTGGATCACCCTGATTCAGGCCCGTCCGTTGCCCGATTATCGCTTGGAGCCGCTGAATATTCATGCACCCGGGTGGCTCCCGGGTCAGCTCGCGCTGTTCGACGATCTCGATGCCCCGGTACCGGACGGCGCCGACGACGACAGGGAACTCGGCCTCTCGCGATACGGCCCCAACCCGACACGGCTGCGCGCCCCGGCGGCGGTGCGCCAACTTGAAACGGAGTGGAAAGCGGTCTTTCCGTGGGCAAAACCCGATTCGACTCGCCTTGTTCCCGAGGAGGACGTCGATCTCTGGTCGACCCCCGACTGGCTCGATCACCTGCAGGCGAACCCCGCACTCGCCGACAGTCTGGAGGTGCTCGACGATCTCGCGACCGCCCTTTACCTGCATCCCGAGAGCGCTTTGCCGTGGATCTCCCATCTCCTGCTGCGTCCGCTGCTCGAGCGCGCGCGGAGCATTCTGGATCAGGTGCTGCCCGAGGACGCTCCCCAACATATTCCCTGGTCTGCGCCCCCCAATCGCCCGGCGTTGCGGCTGATTTTCAGACAGTATCTCTGCCAGATCGACGAAGACGAGCCGAACGGTGCGGCACGAACGCTCGAGAGCCTGCTGCGGCTCAACCCTCGGGATAACCACGGCGTGCGCGCGGAGCTCATGAATCACTATCTGCGCGACGGCCAGGACGAGCTGGCGCTGGCGTTGGCCAGACGCTTCCCGAACGATGGACTGGCGGATCTCGCCTACGGCGAGGTGCTGGCACTCTACCGCCTGGGACGGCAGGACAGGGCACGCCTGGTGCTGACGACCGCAGTGAACCGCTTGCCGAGAATCCCGCACTATTTGACCCGTAAACGCATCAAACGTCCGCGGTTCGCCCCGCCCGACACCATCCCCGGCGGCGACGACCAGGCGTGGATGTACCGCGAGGCGATGCGCGACGTCTGGGCAGCCGAGCCCGGCATACTCGCTTGGCTGAGGCGCCTGACCGCTTAA
- a CDS encoding ATP-binding protein, which translates to MTEIGKPAGEEGRGTGHRMDDLFVLIVAPEPLAATIAEEVARGLTGIAQVACAADAAEACALVAAHPERVVPLVLMTATAESPESTDTRIALLDEQAVLSRASVLLLTDRALHDDLSRSIDRDRLHAVMTYPWSPGILAWHARAQTVRWLSMHRPTDPRTRALVAADGRPVAQPESDLLRLLELDTHEVTTQLLAGVERVLGPRPRLLLPAGTRLIHEGVDVDAVLVVLRGRVALDHASPTGDLRLHHDSTGSVVGLLSLAQQERAFFTARATTEVEVVHLSFEQLDRALAVDASLGAAMAAVSIRALAKRLRRADQLQVEKTQLNHVLERERQQLSEALHLLEQARLDLVEQARYATLGEMAAGIAHELNNPVAAMLRATTYVGEDLERVLASHPQGRLASEIFAAERDRAPRSTREERAARRRLEAVLGDVGLAQRLFDAGIEDPDRARALAADPPSLDLVEAVAGIGSAVRNLEVASRRMCELVTSLRAYARPKGEPVVGVDLHAGLEDTLRLMAHRLRDVEIERRYGDLPPIRCHPGELEQLWTNLLVNARDALGDGPEGSGRIVLITDAPDTGHVRVQIRDNGRGIDPDILPRVFEPRFTTKQGAVRYGLGLGLAIARRIVDAHGGAIALSSRPGCTRVSVTLPVAGPPNDEDIET; encoded by the coding sequence ATGACCGAGATCGGTAAACCCGCGGGAGAGGAGGGGCGCGGAACGGGTCATCGGATGGACGACCTGTTTGTCCTGATCGTGGCGCCCGAGCCCTTGGCCGCCACGATCGCGGAGGAGGTGGCCCGCGGGTTGACCGGCATCGCGCAGGTGGCCTGCGCAGCGGATGCCGCGGAGGCCTGCGCCTTGGTGGCCGCTCATCCCGAGAGGGTCGTGCCGCTGGTCCTGATGACGGCCACGGCCGAGTCGCCCGAGTCAACAGACACGCGGATCGCGCTGCTCGACGAGCAGGCGGTCCTGAGCCGGGCCAGTGTCCTCCTCCTGACCGATCGAGCGCTTCACGATGATCTGTCCCGGTCGATCGACCGCGACCGACTGCATGCCGTGATGACCTACCCCTGGTCGCCCGGCATCCTTGCCTGGCACGCGCGGGCTCAAACGGTGCGCTGGCTGAGCATGCACCGACCGACCGACCCGCGCACCCGTGCGCTCGTGGCGGCCGACGGTCGTCCGGTCGCGCAGCCCGAGAGCGACCTGCTGCGTCTGCTCGAGCTCGACACCCACGAGGTGACGACCCAACTGCTCGCCGGGGTCGAGCGCGTTCTGGGTCCGCGTCCGCGTTTGCTCCTGCCGGCCGGGACACGTCTGATCCACGAGGGCGTCGACGTGGACGCCGTTCTCGTCGTCCTGCGCGGTCGGGTCGCCCTCGACCACGCCTCGCCGACCGGGGATCTGCGGCTCCACCACGACTCCACCGGATCGGTCGTCGGCCTGCTGTCGTTGGCCCAGCAGGAACGCGCCTTTTTCACCGCGCGCGCGACCACCGAGGTCGAGGTCGTGCATCTGTCCTTCGAGCAGCTCGATCGTGCGCTGGCGGTGGACGCCTCGCTCGGCGCGGCGATGGCCGCGGTCTCCATCCGCGCCCTGGCCAAACGGCTGCGACGCGCCGATCAGCTTCAAGTCGAGAAGACCCAGCTCAACCATGTCCTGGAGCGCGAGCGGCAACAGCTCTCCGAGGCGCTGCACTTGCTCGAGCAGGCCCGCTTGGATCTGGTCGAGCAGGCGCGCTACGCCACGCTCGGCGAGATGGCGGCCGGGATCGCCCACGAGCTCAACAATCCGGTCGCGGCCATGCTGCGTGCGACCACCTATGTCGGCGAGGACCTGGAGCGCGTGCTCGCGAGCCATCCGCAAGGCCGCCTTGCGAGCGAGATCTTTGCGGCCGAGCGCGACCGCGCGCCGCGCAGCACGCGCGAGGAGCGCGCGGCGCGGCGACGCCTCGAAGCGGTCCTCGGCGATGTCGGGCTGGCGCAACGTCTGTTCGATGCCGGGATCGAAGACCCCGACCGGGCGCGCGCGCTCGCCGCCGATCCGCCGAGTCTCGATCTGGTGGAAGCGGTTGCCGGCATCGGCTCGGCGGTGCGTAACCTCGAGGTTGCCTCCCGACGGATGTGCGAACTGGTGACAAGCCTGCGCGCCTACGCCCGTCCCAAGGGCGAGCCGGTCGTCGGTGTCGATCTGCATGCCGGTCTCGAAGACACGCTGCGTCTCATGGCGCACCGGCTGCGCGATGTCGAGATCGAGCGCCGCTACGGCGATCTGCCCCCGATTCGCTGCCACCCCGGCGAGCTCGAGCAGCTTTGGACCAACCTCTTGGTCAATGCGCGCGACGCACTCGGCGACGGACCCGAGGGAAGCGGGCGCATCGTATTGATCACGGATGCGCCGGACACGGGGCATGTGCGTGTGCAGATTCGCGACAACGGACGCGGGATCGATCCGGACATCCTGCCGCGGGTCTTCGAGCCCCGCTTTACCACCAAGCAGGGTGCCGTGCGCTACGGGCTCGGGCTCGGGCTCGCCATCGCGCGGCGGATCGTGGATGCTCACGGCGGGGCGATCGCGCTGAGCTCGCGGCCCGGCTGCACACGGGTGAGCGTGACCCTGCCGGTGGCCGGCCCGCCGAACGACGAGGACATCGAGACATGA
- the rpoH gene encoding RNA polymerase sigma factor RpoH codes for MAKDFALMPTGTIDSYISGAYQIPVLTPEEEKSLAIQLRDHGDMEAAKRLVTSHLRFVIRIARGYLGYGLPLPDLIQEGTVGLMKAVRRFEPDMGVRLVSFAVHWIRAEIHEYILRNWRIVKVATTKAQRKLFFNLRSAKKRLGWFTKAEVDAVAADLGVKPETVLQMESRLANQDLSFDGLEDDDDDSPSAPSTYLPDVRMEPAKLLERQDTERDQHQRLYSALKGLDERSKTILRERWLSEKKQTLHELAEQFGVSAERIRQIEKNAMKKLRLQLEV; via the coding sequence ATGGCCAAAGACTTCGCTCTCATGCCGACGGGTACCATCGACTCCTACATCAGCGGCGCCTACCAGATTCCGGTCCTGACCCCGGAAGAGGAGAAGTCGCTCGCGATCCAGCTGCGCGACCACGGCGACATGGAAGCAGCCAAGCGGCTCGTCACCTCGCATCTTCGCTTCGTCATCCGCATCGCTCGGGGTTATCTCGGGTATGGTTTGCCACTTCCGGATCTGATCCAAGAAGGCACCGTGGGGTTGATGAAGGCGGTTCGTCGATTCGAGCCCGACATGGGCGTGCGTCTCGTCTCCTTCGCCGTGCACTGGATCCGGGCGGAGATCCACGAGTACATCCTGCGCAACTGGCGGATCGTGAAGGTCGCGACGACCAAGGCTCAACGTAAACTCTTCTTCAACCTGCGCAGCGCGAAGAAGCGTCTGGGCTGGTTTACGAAGGCGGAAGTCGATGCGGTTGCGGCCGATCTGGGCGTGAAGCCCGAGACCGTCCTGCAGATGGAATCTCGGCTGGCCAATCAGGATCTGTCGTTCGACGGTTTGGAGGACGACGACGACGACTCGCCCTCCGCGCCCTCGACCTACCTGCCCGATGTGCGGATGGAGCCCGCTAAGCTGCTCGAGCGCCAGGACACCGAGCGCGATCAACATCAACGCCTCTATTCCGCGCTCAAAGGTCTGGACGAGCGCAGCAAGACGATCCTGCGCGAGCGCTGGCTGTCGGAGAAGAAGCAGACGCTTCATGAGCTTGCCGAGCAGTTCGGTGTGTCCGCCGAGCGCATTCGCCAGATCGAGAAGAATGCGATGAAGAAACTGAGGCTCCAGCTCGAGGTGTAA
- a CDS encoding BPSS1780 family membrane protein gives MEGRYRILYAGELMPGHALQDVVPRLAAKFKLQEDTARDLILGGPGRVLKHSLTSGEAQRYRDALSTIGVKVTIEPESTTKTAPAPAGNRTDAAPAQPTPQQFGADTSPGSDNTRQDDARLENGSEDDPTRCPKCGADAVSELTGICQACGVVVERYLANRGMRPPRPPNRVDNPYAPPRADLTPPRAEPEEDALQAPQSRPVGHGWLWITEAWQLFKAQPGAWIGAVVLFYIILILLSIVPWVGGLAVTILTPMLSAGLVIGAHRQSREGRFEISHLFAGVSQSPGPLALVGLVYLLLAFGIVIVAGLLFAAVFASMGSTMDLSTMDPNDIGIVFANPMILLPVLVAMLLGIPLAMAMFFAPSLVALDEVPVLKAFRLSFSGCLKNILPFLIYGLVAMVLVILGSLPLMLGLLVVVPVLTIAIYTAYRDIFYG, from the coding sequence ATGGAAGGACGCTATCGGATCCTCTACGCCGGCGAGCTCATGCCCGGTCATGCATTGCAGGACGTGGTGCCGCGGTTGGCGGCCAAGTTCAAGCTTCAGGAAGACACCGCGCGGGATCTGATCCTCGGCGGCCCCGGCCGAGTCTTGAAGCACAGCTTGACGAGCGGGGAGGCGCAGCGCTACCGGGACGCCCTGAGCACCATCGGCGTGAAGGTGACCATCGAGCCCGAATCCACGACGAAAACCGCACCGGCACCCGCCGGCAACCGAACGGACGCCGCGCCTGCCCAACCGACACCGCAGCAGTTCGGCGCCGACACATCGCCCGGGTCCGACAACACCCGACAGGACGACGCACGACTCGAAAATGGTTCCGAAGATGATCCGACACGCTGTCCGAAGTGCGGTGCCGACGCCGTCTCGGAGCTCACCGGCATCTGCCAGGCCTGCGGAGTGGTCGTGGAGCGCTACCTTGCCAACCGCGGGATGCGTCCGCCGCGCCCGCCAAACCGGGTCGACAACCCCTATGCACCGCCGCGAGCCGATTTGACACCGCCTCGCGCCGAGCCCGAGGAGGACGCGCTGCAGGCACCTCAATCGCGGCCCGTCGGACACGGTTGGCTGTGGATCACCGAGGCGTGGCAGCTGTTCAAGGCGCAGCCGGGCGCCTGGATCGGTGCAGTGGTCCTGTTTTACATCATCCTGATCCTGCTCAGCATCGTGCCCTGGGTTGGCGGTTTGGCCGTGACCATCCTCACGCCGATGCTGAGCGCGGGACTCGTGATCGGCGCGCACCGCCAGTCTCGGGAGGGTCGCTTCGAGATCAGTCACCTCTTTGCGGGTGTGTCGCAGAGCCCGGGACCGCTCGCCTTGGTCGGTCTCGTCTATCTGCTGCTTGCGTTCGGCATCGTGATCGTCGCGGGGCTGCTGTTCGCCGCGGTATTCGCGTCCATGGGAAGCACGATGGATCTATCGACGATGGACCCGAACGACATCGGCATCGTCTTCGCCAACCCGATGATCCTTCTGCCGGTGCTCGTAGCGATGCTGCTCGGCATCCCGCTCGCGATGGCCATGTTTTTCGCCCCGAGCCTGGTGGCACTCGATGAGGTCCCGGTGCTCAAGGCGTTCAGGCTGAGCTTCTCCGGCTGCCTGAAGAACATCCTGCCCTTCCTGATCTACGGGCTGGTCGCGATGGTGCTGGTGATCCTCGGCTCCCTGCCCCTGATGCTCGGACTGCTGGTTGTCGTGCCCGTCCTGACCATCGCGATCTATACGGCCTATCGGGATATCTTTTACGGTTGA
- a CDS encoding YgiQ family radical SAM protein, translating into MTKAPDIFSHRKHWAHKLGTAPELPMSRAEMDLLGWNSCDIVILTGDAYVDHPSFGMAIIGRLLEAQGFRVGIIAQPDWTSVEDFRRLGQPNLFFGITAGNMDSMVNRYTADRRLRSDDAYTPDGAAGRRPDRSVTVYAQRAREAFKGVPIVIGGIEASLRRIAHYDHWSEQVRRSVLVDAKADLLIYGNAERALVELAHRLARGEPIEQIRDLRGTAFKTRGRPDDWAEIDSSGLDRPGRVDPHPDPYAVASKESDASDSPATPDGAQVIRFQARPQRTDRTRTVVRLPSFAQVRDDPVLYAHASRVFHLETNPGNACAIVQAHGDRDVWLNPPPIPLTTAELDRVYELPYSRRPHPSYGEARIPAWEMIRFSVNIMRGCFGGCTFCSITEHEGRIIQSRSEESILRELEEIRDRTPGFTGTISDLGGPTANMYRLACKDPRIESSCRRPSCVYPDVCPNLNTDHAPLIRLYRRARAIPGIKRVLIASGLRYDLAVRSPEYIRELVTHHVGGYLKIAPEHTEAGPLSKMMKPGIGTYDLFKELFDRYSREAGKEQYLIPYFIAAHPGTSDDDMLNLALWLKRNGFRPDQVQGFLPTPMATASAMYYSGRNPLKKVTRDSERVPVVRKQRQRRLHKAFLRYHDPENWPLLREALKEMGRSDLIGNGKRHLVPSFQPAGTGLSPEGRRSAGRPGRSAVRPGRPGRPAKTQP; encoded by the coding sequence ATGACGAAAGCACCCGACATCTTTTCCCATCGCAAGCATTGGGCCCACAAGCTGGGGACCGCCCCGGAGCTGCCCATGTCACGCGCCGAGATGGATCTGCTTGGCTGGAACAGCTGCGACATCGTGATCCTGACGGGGGATGCCTACGTGGATCATCCCTCGTTCGGAATGGCGATCATCGGTCGGCTGCTCGAGGCGCAGGGCTTTCGTGTCGGCATCATCGCCCAGCCGGACTGGACCTCGGTCGAGGATTTCCGACGCCTCGGACAGCCGAACCTTTTTTTCGGGATCACCGCCGGAAACATGGACTCGATGGTGAATCGCTACACCGCCGATCGACGTTTGCGCTCGGACGATGCCTACACGCCTGACGGTGCCGCGGGCCGCCGCCCCGATCGTTCGGTGACCGTCTATGCACAGCGTGCGCGCGAGGCCTTCAAGGGCGTGCCCATCGTGATCGGGGGGATCGAGGCGAGCCTGCGCCGCATTGCCCACTATGATCACTGGTCCGAGCAGGTCCGTCGCTCCGTCCTGGTGGATGCGAAGGCCGACCTCCTGATCTACGGCAACGCCGAGCGCGCACTGGTCGAGCTTGCGCACCGCCTGGCGCGCGGCGAGCCGATCGAGCAGATCCGCGATCTGCGCGGGACCGCCTTCAAGACCCGCGGCCGACCGGATGACTGGGCCGAGATCGATTCGAGCGGACTCGATCGACCGGGGCGGGTGGATCCGCATCCGGATCCTTACGCGGTCGCCTCGAAAGAGTCCGACGCAAGCGACTCCCCCGCGACCCCCGACGGGGCGCAGGTCATCCGGTTTCAGGCGCGACCGCAACGCACGGATCGGACCCGCACGGTGGTGCGCCTGCCCTCGTTCGCGCAGGTCCGCGACGACCCGGTGCTCTACGCCCATGCCTCGCGGGTCTTCCATCTGGAGACCAATCCCGGAAACGCCTGTGCGATAGTCCAGGCCCACGGCGATCGGGATGTCTGGCTCAATCCGCCGCCGATCCCGCTGACCACCGCGGAGCTCGACCGGGTCTACGAGCTGCCTTACAGCCGTCGCCCGCATCCGAGCTACGGCGAGGCGCGGATCCCGGCCTGGGAGATGATCCGCTTCTCGGTCAACATCATGCGCGGCTGCTTCGGCGGCTGTACCTTCTGCTCGATCACCGAGCACGAGGGTCGCATCATCCAGAGCCGCTCGGAGGAGTCCATCCTGCGCGAGCTCGAGGAGATCCGCGACCGTACCCCGGGATTCACGGGCACCATCTCGGATCTCGGCGGACCGACCGCCAACATGTACCGACTCGCCTGCAAGGATCCGCGCATCGAGTCGTCCTGTCGGCGTCCGTCCTGTGTCTACCCGGACGTCTGTCCAAACCTCAACACCGATCACGCACCCCTGATCCGGCTGTATCGCCGTGCACGTGCCATCCCCGGCATCAAGCGGGTGCTGATTGCCTCCGGGTTGCGCTACGACCTGGCGGTGCGCTCGCCCGAGTACATCCGCGAGCTGGTCACGCACCATGTCGGCGGTTATCTCAAGATCGCTCCGGAGCATACCGAGGCCGGGCCGCTCAGCAAGATGATGAAGCCCGGCATCGGGACCTACGACCTCTTCAAGGAGCTGTTCGACCGCTATTCGCGCGAGGCAGGCAAGGAGCAGTATCTCATTCCCTATTTCATCGCCGCCCATCCGGGCACCAGCGATGACGATATGCTGAATCTGGCGCTCTGGCTCAAGCGCAACGGCTTCCGCCCCGACCAGGTCCAAGGTTTCCTACCGACACCGATGGCGACCGCCTCGGCCATGTATTACTCGGGTCGGAACCCGTTGAAAAAGGTCACGCGTGATTCTGAGCGGGTTCCCGTGGTGCGCAAACAGCGCCAGCGGCGTCTGCACAAGGCATTCCTGCGCTACCACGATCCGGAGAATTGGCCGCTGCTGCGTGAGGCACTCAAGGAGATGGGCCGTTCCGATCTGATCGGCAACGGCAAGCGTCACCTGGTGCCGTCCTTTCAACCCGCCGGCACGGGGCTGTCGCCGGAAGGGCGCCGCAGCGCCGGTCGCCCCGGTCGCTCGGCCGTGCGACCGGGCCGACCGGGCCGACCGGCAAAGACTCAACCGTAA